TGGGCGCCGGCGCGGAGCTGACGGGCCGTGACCGTGCGGCCGTGGAGCGGTTGGTCCGGATCAAGCTGGGACGGGACACCCTCGCCCGCGACGACCGCTTCCTCGACGCCAACTGGCCCGAGATCTGGATAGCCGTCCGCGCCGCACCCGACCTCACCCCGCTCTTCGACGTCCTCGGCCTGCACGACCCGGTCCCGGCGACGCTCGCGATGGGCATGACCGCCCTGGTCGCCGACCGCAGCCACGACACCTACGCGTCCGGCGGGACGTCCGGCCCGACCCGGACCTTCGTCACGCCGGAGATCGACGGCTGGCGGCTGGTCCTCGGCCCGGCGGTGAACGGCCTGATGTACGAGGACCCGGGCCCGCACCGGCTGGAGCGCCTGAGCGAACTCTTCGGCGAGGTGCACTACTACGCCTCCGGCAGCTACGACGAGTGCGACCAGGCGTGGGCGGTGGCCGAGAACGGCCGGCTGGTGCGCCGTTACCACTTCTACGGCGACCCGGTCTGGTCCGGGGATCCGCTGCCCTGGGAGGACGTCCCGCAGGAGGGGGACGACGACTGGCAGTACACCCGGGACACGCCCGGCGCCTCGCTGCAGGACCACGCCCGCGACGTGGCGGAGCTGCGCACGGTGGACCCGGAGACGATCGAGGACGACACTCCGAGGACCGGCCACGGCTGGCTGGCCGTGGACGCACCCGGGGTCGGCCACTGGTCCTTCCCGGGAGCACTGACCATCTGATCTGCTGCGGAGGGCCTCCCTTGAGTACGAACCCCTGGCTGGCCGCCCTCCCCGCCGCGTTCTGGCAGGTGCCGTACGTGGCCTCCCGCTACCCCGGGTCCGGTGCGGTCGTCCGGCGGCCCGGCCTGGCCGAGGGCGCCAACTGCCAGCTGTTCGCGTACGCGGTGCTCGCCCACTTCGGTGTGCGGGCACCGGCGCTGCGCTCCAGCGATCTGTGGGAGGACACGGCGGCGACCGTCCGCGTCACCGGCCCGCTCCGGCCCCTGGACCTGCTGCTGTTCGGCGCCACCGCGGAGGCGTACGGGGCCCACCTCGGCGTCTGGCTCGGCCGGGACGAGATCCTCCACCTCTGCGCCGAATCCGGCCGCCCGGCCGTCTGGCCCCGGGCCGCGTTCGCCGCGCGCGAGCGCTACCGCGTCCTCGTCGGTGCCAAACGCGTGGTCACCCCACCCGACCCGCTCACCTCTGCCCCACCGGCCGGCTGAACCGGCTGAACCGGCTGAACCGCGTCCGGAACGAACCGGCCCCGGCCCGGAACCGACTTCCGGGAGAGTGTCAGGTCCATCATGCCGTATCGGAGGGTCCGCTTCCTAGGACCGAGAGCACGCCCGAACACCCTTGTCGTGGCAGGTCGGTGACCCGCAGACTCGACGGCATCCACCTCCCCGGCCCGCGCCGGAGTCCGTCCCCGGATTCCGGTGCGCACGTCGTGCTGCCCGTCTTCGCGGCCGGCAGGGACCGGCGAGGAGGCAGCACGATCACGAAGGGGGATGTGTCGATGAATCAGGACGCCGTACTGCGGGCGAGGATGCGACTGCTCAGTGTGGACCGGCGGGTCCTGCGCGGTCGCGAGGGGCTGGCGGTCTACCGGTTGCTGACCGAGGTCAGCCCGGCCGTCTACGGGTCGAAGCTGGCCAAGGTCCTGGTCGAGGCCAGCCGGTCGTACGAGGTGCGGGACAAGCCGCAGGCGCGCCGCGCGCTGCTGGAGAAGGCCGTCCGGGTGGCCTCCGCGCTCGACCCCTCGAACCCGTTCCGCGACAAGACGCTCGGCGCGGCTCTGGCCGCGCTGCGGGCCGAAGTCGAAGCCGGGATCGAGGAACCCCCGCCGTCCGCCTGACCGCGGCGAAGGGTGGAGCGGGGGCGGCCGTCCGGGGCCCTCGTTCCACCCGGTCCCGGCCGCCCGCCCCCGCCCGCCCGAGCTGGGCCGAATCGCTTTCCCGTTCGACCTCCGGGGCGTACCGTGCCGGACGGCCGCAGCAGGAGGAGCAGCAGCGCGATCGACAGTCCGGCGCCGGCGAGCGCCACCGGGCGTGGCCCGGGGCCGGAGGCGGCCAGGCCGCCGAAGTCGCCGGCGAACCACAGGGTGAGGGGCTCGGCCGGGGTCAGGACGGTCTGCGCCCCGTCCCCGGCGGTCGCCGCCGCGGTCAGGACGACGGTCATCAGGATCATCGGGACCCCGCCGACCCCGAGCAGCACCAGCCAGGGTGCGCCGGCGAACCCGACCCCGGTGGTCCACCACGCCGCCGCGGTCGCCCCGTACGAGCCCGCCAGGGCGAGCACCCTGAGCGGCCCGAAGCGTGCCGGCCGGGGTCGCTCGGACGGAGGGATGTTCGGCGTACGGTCCGTGGTCTCCACGGGGAGACCGTAGCGGCGAACCGGCAAGGTCTAGACCAATAGCGGGTGGCCGAACGGTGTCCACCGGTCGAAAAGTCCTGGCGGACCCCTCCCGCCGACTGGCATGCTCGCACGGTGGAACGACCCGAGATCACCCTGGACTTCAGCCCCGACCTCCACCTGTTCGTGGCCCAGCCCCGGCGCACCGGCCGCTCGACGGCCCGCACCGACGGGGTGTCCAGCCTCGGGCACGTGGTCGAGTCGCTCGGCGTCCCGCTCACCGAGGTCGGCGAACTGCTGGTCGACGGACGGCCGGTGGCCTTCTCGCACGTGCCCGCCGAGGGCGAGCACGTCGCCGTCCGCGCCGTGACCCGGCCGCAGCCGCTGCCCGGCCCCGCCCGGTTCCTGCTCGACGTCCACCTCGGCACCCTCGCCCGCCGCCTGCGCCTGCTCGGCGTGGACGCCGCGTACGACAGCGTGGACATCGGCGACGCCGCGCTCGCCGCCCGCTCCGCCGCCGAGCAGCGGGTGATGCTCTCCCGCGACCGCGGCCTGCTGCGCCGCCGCGAACTCTGGGCCGGCGGCTACGTCTACAGCCACCGCCCGCCGGAGCAACTGCGGGACGTGCTCTCGCGGTTCGCCCCGCCGCTGGCGCCCTGGACGCGCTGCACCGCCTGCAACGGCGAGCTCCGCGAGGCCGGCAAGGAGTCCCTCCAGGGACGGCTGGCGGCCGGCACCGAGAAGTCCTTCGAGGTGTTCGCCGAATGTACCGCCTGCGCCCAGGTCTACTGGCGCGGCGCCCACCACGCCCGCCTGACGGCCATCGTGGACGAGGCCGTCCGCGACTTCGGCACCGCCAGGCCGGTGACTTCTTAAGAGCCTGGCTACCCTGGCGGGCGTGATCACCGGAGACATCCTGCTCGCCCGCCTTCACGCCCTCGCCGCCCGGGTTCCGTTCGACCCGGGGATCCGCCCGGGCGGCCGGATCCCCGCACCCGGCGGCCGGCCGGCACCCGGCCCGGTGGCGGACCTGGTCGGCCGGGTCGGCGGATTCGCCGTGCCGCCGGTGGAGTTCCTGCTCACCGGCCACCCCCGCCAGGAGTCCGACCACGGCCTGCCCGACCGGCGCTGGGTGGTCTCGGACGACGGCGGAGGCGGCCTGACCTGGGTGGACATCACCACTGACGGCAGCTGGGGCCAGGTCCTGATGCAGTACCGCGAGGGCGGCCTGTACCTCCAGGCCGACTCGCTCGGCTCCTGGCTGGACCGCCTGCTCACCACCGCCGAGCAACTCGCCGACGCGTACGGCCCGGACGAGGACCCTTCCTCGTACGCCGACGACTTCTGGGACGCTCTCCACCCCGACGGCCCCGACCTCCCACTGCACCCCGCCCCCGCCCTGCGGGCCCCCGCCACCGACCCGGTCCTCGCCGAACTGGCCCACCGCGTCCCGGACTCGGCCCTCCTCGCCGACCTCCGTGCCGCCACCCCCGGCAGCCGCGCCCGCTTCGACCGCCACCTCCGCTGGTACCGGCTCGTCCGCGCCACCGACGGCCCGGTCTTCGCCGCCGTCCCCCGCGACCCGGCCTGAGCCCCGCGCGGGCGGTCGCACGGGGGCGCCGTTCAGTCGCGACCCTGCCAGGTGGTCACACAGGCCTCGTTGCCTTCCGCGTCGGCGAGGATCCAGAACGCCGGCGCCCGGCGCTCCGACACCAGCCGGCCCCCGGCGGCCAGGGCGGCGTCGATCCGGCCGGCGGCCTCGTCGTGCGGGACGCACAGGTCGAGGTGGATGCGGTTGCGCTGCGGGCGCGGCCGGTCCATCCGCTGGAACCCGGGCATGGTCCCAGAGACGGAACGCCGGACACCCCTGATGCACGGAAGCCGACGCCCGGTCACCCGGTGCCGGCGTCCGCCAGCCCCACCCGGCGGAGCGCCTCCGCGAAGCCGGTCCGCCACCCGTCCGGGGTGGCGCCGGGCGAGGGCGCGGGGGAGGGCCGTTCCAGCGCGGCGAGCGCGGCCCGGACCACTTCCTCCGGCCGGGCCGAGGTGACGTCGGCGTGTCCGAGTTCCAGTTCGTGCTGCAGGTTGTCCCGCCCGTGCCCCTGCACGACGTCGAGCAGCAGCAGCCGCCGCCCGATCGCCCGGGCCTCGCTGCAGGTGTCCCCGGAGCTGGTCACCACCAGGTCGGCGGCCGCCATCAGGGCCGGGATCCGGTCGGTGTACCCGTACGGGTGGACCCGCGGCCGGTGCCGGGCCACCTCGCGCAGCCGCCGCTCCAGCACCCTGTTGCTGCCGGCGACGGCGAGGACGTGCGGCCCGGCGTCGGCCAGCCGCTCGGCGGTCCGGGCGATCGGCCCGAGCCCCCAGGACCCGGACATCAGCAGCACACAGCGGCCGTCCGCCGGGACGCCCAGCTCGGCCCGGGCCTCCGCCCGGGTCGGCGGGCGGTAGAAGGGGGCCCGCAGAGGGGCGGGCAGGACGGCCACCGGGGCCCGCGGCCGGTAGCGCCGCACCGCGCAGGCGGCCACCTCGGAGGTGACCAGGAACAGGTCGGTGCCCTCCTGGACCCAGAGCCGGTGCGGGGTGACGTCGGTGCACAGCACCAGGTGCCGCAGGCCCGGCAGCCGCCCGCGCAGCCGGTTGACCGCGCTGGTGGCGGTGGCGAACACCGAGACCACCAGCTCCGGCCGGTGCTGGTCGAGCAGCCGTCGCAGGTGCGGCACCAGCCGGGAGCGGGCGGCGGCGTCGGCGGCCAGCGCGATCCGGCTGCCGGGGCGCAGCGCGGAGAAGTGGAAGGCGTCGTAGACGCCCGGCAGGTCGAGCATCCGGCGGAACACCGCCTCGCCGGCCGCCCCGGAGCGCCGGCCGAGCAGCGCCATGGCGTCCACCGTGTCGGTGGTCCAGCCGCGGTCCCGGAGCGAGTCGGCGCAGGCCAGGGCCATCACGTCGTGGCCCTGGCCGATGGATCCGGAGACCAGCAGCGCGTGCGGCACCCGGCCTCCCGTCAGCGGGTCGCGCCGGGGTTGCCGGCGCGGTACCAGTCGGCGTACCGGCCGACGCCGTCGGTGAAGGTGGTCTTCGGCGACCAGCCGAGCAGCCGCTTGGCCTGGGCGGCGGAGATCCGCCGGCCGGTGTAGTCGGCGGTGCGGGCCTCGATGTGCTCGATGGTGACCGGGCCGAGCAGGCGGTCCACGGTGTCGGCGATGTCGCGGACCGAGATGGCGGTGGACCCCTCCAGGGCGAAGGTCTGGTCCTGGGCGGCGGGGGAGAGCGCCCGGACGTGCGCGTCGGCGAGGTCCTCCACGTAGACGAAGTTGCGGGTCTGCCGCCCGTCGCCGGCGATGGTGATCGGGGTGCCGGCCAGGGCCGCCTGCACGAACCGGGCGATCACCAGCTCGTCGCGCATCCGCGGTCCGTACGGGATGCCGTAGCGCAGCACGGTGAAGTGCTGCCCGTACAGGTCGCGGTAGCTGTGCACGAGCATCTCGGCGGCGAGCTTGCTGGCCACGTAGAGGTGGCCGCTGCGGTCCAGGTCGACGGGGGCGTGCTCGTCGAGTTCCTGCTCCTCGCCGTCGAGCCCGGGTTCGGAGCGGGCGGCGCCGTAGACCCAGACGGTGCTGGCCAGGACGGTGCGGCTGAGGCCGCTGCGGCGGGCGGCCTCCAGGACGGTCGCGGTGCCGTCGACGTTCATCCGGACGGCCCGGACCGGGTCCGCGGTGACCTGCTCCACGTCGGCCATGGCGGCGAGGTGGAAGACCACCTCGCTGCCGCCCAGCGCCCGGGTGAGCCCGGGCAGGTCGAGGATGTCGAGACGGGCGAACTCGGCGCCCGGGTTGAGGTGGGTGTCGGCGGAGTCGACGGCGAGCACCTCGTGGCCGGCGGCCAGCAGCCGGTCCACGACGTGCGAGCCGATGAATCCGCACCCACCGGTGACG
The window above is part of the Kitasatospora sp. HUAS MG31 genome. Proteins encoded here:
- a CDS encoding hydrolase, whose product is MSTNPWLAALPAAFWQVPYVASRYPGSGAVVRRPGLAEGANCQLFAYAVLAHFGVRAPALRSSDLWEDTAATVRVTGPLRPLDLLLFGATAEAYGAHLGVWLGRDEILHLCAESGRPAVWPRAAFAARERYRVLVGAKRVVTPPDPLTSAPPAG
- a CDS encoding VOC family protein → MRGVRRSVSGTMPGFQRMDRPRPQRNRIHLDLCVPHDEAAGRIDAALAAGGRLVSERRAPAFWILADAEGNEACVTTWQGRD
- a CDS encoding NAD-dependent epimerase/dehydratase family protein; the encoded protein is MRVAVTGGCGFIGSHVVDRLLAAGHEVLAVDSADTHLNPGAEFARLDILDLPGLTRALGGSEVVFHLAAMADVEQVTADPVRAVRMNVDGTATVLEAARRSGLSRTVLASTVWVYGAARSEPGLDGEEQELDEHAPVDLDRSGHLYVASKLAAEMLVHSYRDLYGQHFTVLRYGIPYGPRMRDELVIARFVQAALAGTPITIAGDGRQTRNFVYVEDLADAHVRALSPAAQDQTFALEGSTAISVRDIADTVDRLLGPVTIEHIEARTADYTGRRISAAQAKRLLGWSPKTTFTDGVGRYADWYRAGNPGATR
- a CDS encoding Mut7-C RNAse domain-containing protein, which encodes MERPEITLDFSPDLHLFVAQPRRTGRSTARTDGVSSLGHVVESLGVPLTEVGELLVDGRPVAFSHVPAEGEHVAVRAVTRPQPLPGPARFLLDVHLGTLARRLRLLGVDAAYDSVDIGDAALAARSAAEQRVMLSRDRGLLRRRELWAGGYVYSHRPPEQLRDVLSRFAPPLAPWTRCTACNGELREAGKESLQGRLAAGTEKSFEVFAECTACAQVYWRGAHHARLTAIVDEAVRDFGTARPVTS
- a CDS encoding MGDG synthase family glycosyltransferase, whose product is MPHALLVSGSIGQGHDVMALACADSLRDRGWTTDTVDAMALLGRRSGAAGEAVFRRMLDLPGVYDAFHFSALRPGSRIALAADAAARSRLVPHLRRLLDQHRPELVVSVFATATSAVNRLRGRLPGLRHLVLCTDVTPHRLWVQEGTDLFLVTSEVAACAVRRYRPRAPVAVLPAPLRAPFYRPPTRAEARAELGVPADGRCVLLMSGSWGLGPIARTAERLADAGPHVLAVAGSNRVLERRLREVARHRPRVHPYGYTDRIPALMAAADLVVTSSGDTCSEARAIGRRLLLLDVVQGHGRDNLQHELELGHADVTSARPEEVVRAALAALERPSPAPSPGATPDGWRTGFAEALRRVGLADAGTG
- a CDS encoding SMI1/KNR4 family protein — translated: MITGDILLARLHALAARVPFDPGIRPGGRIPAPGGRPAPGPVADLVGRVGGFAVPPVEFLLTGHPRQESDHGLPDRRWVVSDDGGGGLTWVDITTDGSWGQVLMQYREGGLYLQADSLGSWLDRLLTTAEQLADAYGPDEDPSSYADDFWDALHPDGPDLPLHPAPALRAPATDPVLAELAHRVPDSALLADLRAATPGSRARFDRHLRWYRLVRATDGPVFAAVPRDPA